The genomic interval GCACCTGTGAAACACGTGGAGAGTAGTCTGGGTTGGAGACAGATTTGGGGGATATTAGAGTGTTAGGGAAAGCCAAGGGGGTGaatgagctctcccagagggaAGAGAGCAAGGAGCTTTGTGGAAGACTTTCTTGAGTTATTCTCTAACTCAGAAAAAGTAGAGCATGGGCCTATAAGGTAAGTGGAGCCAAGAGTCTTAGCCAAAGTAACACAATAGGATGTTAGGTCAAGGCTGTGATGATTTCATCGTGGCAAGTACTTATATCCATTTCTTCTTACCTATGCCATTGGTCTGTGGCCTCCTGTGTCGGTGGAACCACAATTGGAAAGAGTCTACATTTCAAAAACTTCAGCCCTTGAGTGATGGAAGTGAACATGGATTATGGGTCTCccctgtgctaggcattgtttGGGTGACTTCTCATAACAGACCTTCAAGGAGGTTACTATTAAcatcactttgcagatgagaaaactgaggcttggagatgaGTAAGTcacatgctcaaggtcacacagagaggATTCCGGTTAAAATAGGCCAGATGAAAGAGGTCGAGTGTGGATGGAATGCTGCAGGAATAGAGGGCTTAGTAGAATGCAGGAGATTGGAAATTAGGTATTTTATttagtgtttgatttttttctttttaaaaatcatgttaaaaCCTGGAAAGTAGAGCACTTTAGCAAATAAAAGGCTCACTGAACCTTTACCCACCAACCAGATGCGGATCCACTAAGTAGGTATTGAAGAGTAGTGGGCAGGGGTGATGAAGTTGGCTGGTCTTTGATGAGAGGACCCTATCCTTTCCTACTCAGCTGACTTGGAGCTAGATGAGGTGGAGGACTTCCTCGGGGAGCTAATGACAAACGAGTTTGATACGGTTGTGGAGGATGGGAGTCTGCCCCAGGTGAGCATATCGTGGATACAACTGCTGTCTCCCTGCCTGCAGCCTTTCTTCTCCCTAGCTGTCTGTTTTAGACCAATACTTTTGGCTGTAACCATTCTTTTCTTGAGTCCTGTGCAAGAACTTTCTATGACTCCCTATTGCCTGAGTCTAGTCTTCCCAGGCTTTTCAAATCttgcctcttttatttctttctatacgTCATTCTCAGCTAGGTCTGTTCGTCACCCCCATCTCAAGGGCACATCAGGCCAGGTACATTTCCACCCCTGCTCTGGTTAACATTACTGCCCCCGCTGGGATTGCCTTCCCTTTTTACATCTTCCATCTTTCAAACCCAGTTCTAGTGCCTTCCCTGCTAGGAGGCCCTCCTTCAATGCTTCAGACCCTTACTGAGCCCTTCATATGTGATTGCTTCATTAGTGAACTCCTTGGGGAGGAAAGAGCCCCATTCTCTTCTGGAAAATTCCAGACCCCTTCCCACTCTTGCTGCAAACACGGGCTGGTTGTATTGTAGGTTCTCTAGAAAATCCAAGCTGGTTGAATGTTTTCTTGGTAGGTGAGCCAGCAGCTACAGACCATGTTCCACCACTTCGAGAGGGGTGATAGGGCTGCTCTGAAGGAGATGGCCTCTCTCATCACCCAAAGAAAGTGCAAGGTCAGAGCCACCGCACTGACGACAGCCAGAGAgactgatgaggatgatgatgcaAACAGCGTGGAGGAGATGGAGGTGAAGGGGGTGCCTCTTGGGTGTGGAGATGCAGATATTTTCAATCTTCTGGAAGATCACCTAGTTTCACAGGGaagtgatgggggtggtggtgatggtggtggtggttgtattATCCAGAGAGGGCAGGaaactttcctaaggtcacacagccagtcctGGCAAAGCTGGGAGAGCCTGGGTCTCCACTGGCCACAGTTGGGAGGTGTTGTATTTAGCTCTCTCTTGTATTTCTCCTCCAGGTCGCAGCTGATGGGGCAGCTACAGATGGGGTCTGCCCCCAGCCTGGTCCAGACTCCCAGACTATTAAGGAAGAGGATATAGTGGAGGATGGCTGGACCGTTGTCCGGAGAAAGAAATGAGTGGGGCTGGAAATAGTCTGGGTCCTTGTTTGCTAGTTGTTTGGGGCTTATTTGTAGGGGTTTTTTGGAGGGTCATGGACCTCTGGACTGGTTACCCCATCTCCACCCTCTCCCATTCCCCTGTCCAGCTCCTTCCAGGGGAAGAAGAGCCCAAGGGTCTTTGGTCTTGGGGTGGTCTGAGTGATGAGGCCTGGTTTCCCAGCAAAGTGCCACTTGGGTGCAGTCAGCGTGAAGAGGGAGGGATGAGTGGGTATGGGAGTGACTAGAGGAAAAGCTAAACGCTGGCTGGTAGTAGGCAGGTGGATGTGTGAAGGGAGAGGACCAACAGGAGAACCAGTATTCCCGCTGGGTAAGGAATGTTGAGATGAGCTTGCTCATGGAAGAGAGGTTAGTTGATGATGTGAATGGAAGTAGCTGTGGTACCTCTCCCTcacttccccccgcccccacacGGAGCATCTCTATGCCCCTGCCCAGAAATTGGAACCTCCCAGGAACGcttccttcctgcagcccagTTTCTAGCCCTGGGTTCCTTCAGGATGTCTAAGACCTTGTCTAGGCAGTGAGCTCGGGGGACCTGGgctttgttttctgtctccttcaaCCTCTTTTCAAACTCCTCATCCCATTGAAGTCCAGGGATGAGGCTTAAGACCTCAATAAATAATACCTTATTGTTTAATTTGTGGCTTGACCTGTGAGTAGTCTTGGAATCAGCCTTCTGGGAGCTGAGCTTCAGAGCTCAGCAAGGGAGCAGTTTCTGGGCCCACCCCAGCAGCCTGGTACTTTggacaaacaaacagatggaCGAATGGAGCACAGCAGCGCTCTGAATGTTTCCGTAAGCCtgaaataaactgtatttttctttaaaaaacaaaacaaagagtatTCATTGTCCTCCCCCCCCTGTTCCCCTGTCCTGCCCGGTGGCCCTGCCATGGGTCTGGACGATAAAATACTGGGTAGCCTGGGGCCAGGTAGAAGCTGTAAGCcgtgggagaggcaggaggtcACCACCCCATGTAGCATCATACATGTGAAGACACTGGttgagggggcaggggtgggccagGACCATggggtcagtggcagagctggcactTGAATCCAGATCTCCTGCCTCTGGTGCTTTGTGGGGAATTGGGTGGAGGCAGGATCTGTAGGGTATTGAGGGGTTGGGGGAAATGGCCTAATTCAGGCAGGTCTAGCAacagctcccaccctccctggaggacagggtttaaaaaaaattaacatcactgtaggaatattttttttaaaagcccaggTTTTGtgaaaagatgaattaaaaaacCCAAGACCCAGCATTCAGGATTGAAAGTGCCCATGATGGGAGTTCAAGTATTGACTGAGCTGGGAGAGAGCGGGCTGGGGCCCTCAATTGGACATGGGCAGCTAgagtgtggggcagggggccCCAGTTACCCACAAACCCTCTAGGTCTTGTCTCGGGTCTGGGGGGCTTCGGAGGGTTCCGCCGTGGCTCCTGAAGCTGCCACTGGTGCCTCCTCCATCTCTCTGTCCTCAGACAGTGTGGGCCCTGGGCAGAACGTGTCCCCACGGCCTGCCCTGCCGAGCACAGCCATCCAGCGCCGCTGCAGCTCCTCTGTCTCAGGGCTGAAGTACCAGCTCAGGTGGCTCTGGGTGATCTTGAAGACATGCCGTCTGTCGGGCCGTTCCCCAGCCTCAGGAGGCCCCACCTCAAAGCCAATGAGGGGCAGGCTGCGCTGGGCTTTCACATCCTGGGGAACAGGGACAAAGCCAGGGGTCACCTAGGGGTTGGGCTTCTCACTGGTTTTGTATCTGCTAAAcccctctttttcttcccctgctCAAGAACCTTACGTGACTTCACTGAGCAACAGGAAGATGTCTGAACTGGGGCTAGAATGCAGGCTGGTTCAAAtacctctttccttccacacCCCAAACCAGGTGGGCTAGTCTCTTTAGCATATAATGTTTTCCGGCCTTTGGGCTGTTGCCCCCCATCTGCATCTTCCCCACTCCAAATTGGATTAAGCAGTGCCTTGTCTCCACTACAGCTTCCTCCAAGAAGCTAGCCCCCCCACAAGTCACCGACTTTTCTCTACATAAGTTGACCCACAGTCACTCCTTGTCTCTAGCCAGTCTTTGTCTCACAAGGGTGGGGGTTTCTGATTTCTCCTTAGGTTCACCCTATCCTCCAAGGTCAAGGAGAGGTGAAGGACTCAGGTGAAAGGAGGGCAGCCTGGTTTTGCCAGGTGGCTGAAAGGACCCAAAGGAGTAGGATGCACACCTGAGGGGCTCCGTAGATGTACAGCACCAAGGGTTCGTTCTCAGGGACCACAAACCATGCCTTGTGCCAGCCTTTCCCGCCCTTCTCCATGTAGTGCAGGAAGCTGCAGATGACGCTGTTCTCCGCAGCCACTGAGGCCTGTTTCTGTGGCCAGAGACATGGGGGGCATCAATGTTGATAGGAGGCCTAGCCTGGCTCCTCTTGGCTTCAACACCCCCTCACTATAGGGATTGCTATTTCCATGTCTCAGAGGAGGATGCTGAAGCTCAGGTGGCGGGAGTGATTTGCCCGTTGTCACTCAGTGAGTCAGAGTTGAGATTCAAAGCCAGGCTTGTCTGCCGGATTTGGGCCATGGCTGCTGCCTCTAAGAGTTGGTGGGAGGGGTGTGTAGCTCTCAGTGGGGGCACCTAAATGCCAGTCAGGCATTCTTCCATCAGTCCATTTATTCCTCAAGTCATTTATGCATTTacacttcatcttttttttcatctttcatcaCGTGCATTCCCTACACTCAGCGAGAAGCAACCTAGCGTTGTGGTTAAGGGGTTGGGTGGGTGGGTAAGGCAGTCAGTCCCAGAATCCCAGCCCTAGACGGAAATATATTGACTTGGAAGGAGAGCATATagggctgttgtaaggattaaatgaattaatacatgcaaagcgcttagaagagtgcctggcacagattaGCTTTCTTTAAgcgttaaataaaataaatacctcaatttaaaaaacaaaagcaaaagtgtgtgtatgtgcatgcatcTAGAAAGATAGGAAGCATAAGCGTTAATGGTGGTAATCTCTGGGTCAAAGGAATacgttgtttttgtttttgtttatattgtCTAACTTTCTTCAGTGCATATATCCTACTTTGTAATAAGAAAGCTGTCACTCACTGTGTAACATGGGCAAATAACctcccagggcctcagtttcctcatttgtaaaacaggaatagGAATAGCATTGATAGGTAAGTTACTGTGAAGAATAAAgcacttaaataaaaattactctttCATTCACTCATACTCATTTTACTCACTCCAAGCCTGGGTCACTTGTTCAGTGGATACACACGGTACTACGATTTCAGAGGTGCCCAGGCCTCAGCCACCACTGCGTGGGTGGCTGGGGTCCATGTGGTCAGTGTGGGTGGGTTAGTTGGGGGGCTTGGCTCTTACCTCCAGGATGGACCTCCGGCGCTGGGGTGTATGCTGGCTGCAGGCTGGGCTGCTCCCGGGCACCCCATGCAAGGCCACATAGCAGTCAGTGCACACACGGTTGGAGCGGTTGTTGTCATAGACAAGGCGGGCCCGGAACTCGGAGCACTTCCCACAAACCACCTGGGTGGCAAGTGGGTAAGAACAGCCTGATTCCAGCAGGCCTTCCCCTTCAATGTACCAACTCCCACAGCAGACTCACAGCCTCCCCCCACTTAGAGAGTGCCCATTTAGAAGTGGGCCTTTGGGCTGCCAGCCTGTCCCCTCCCTAGCTCTGCCCCTGCCTCCGAACACTCACATGCCCGCAGGCCTTGCAGTGGTGCCTGCGTTTGGTGATGGAATTGAAGGGCTCCTGGCAGCGCATGCACATGGTGACTTCCTTTTCCCGGATGGGCGTAGGTGCCCGCTTCCCAAGATCCACATTCTGGAGAGAGGGCCAGGTCTCAGGTCAGCGACAGCTACTCCCCAGTGCAGTCCATCCAGCccttgcccctgcccctgccccaaggCTTGGATCATCACTGGGAGGCAGCAGATACATTCAGAAGACCTGcctttgagtcctggctctgctctaCCTCACTGTGCAACTGACGACCAGTCACGTCTACTTTCTGAGCATTGTTTGCCCAATGATTTCTCTGTGGCCCTACCAAAAGAAGACTGTGCTTCTGAGGTCATGCACTGCCTCTCTGGTCTTTAccctctgggaaggggagaggagcatCACAAGGTAAGGTGGGCACCTGGAGGCCCAGAGGGGGTCCCGgtgcaggaggagggggtggggactcTTACTGGAGAGTTGGGGGGTGTGTCTTCATCTTCCCTGTTTGTGGAGTTCAACAGTTTGAAGGTCTCCAGCGTCTGTTCATGCTTCAGGAGGGTAGAGTTGATGGCCTGGGAGGAGGTGTAAGAAATAAGAGGTCAGAACACCTCAAAACCCACCCATTTCCACCCTTACCTCACCTTCCTATAACCTAGCTTGGAGTCAGAAAAGT from Balaenoptera musculus isolate JJ_BM4_2016_0621 chromosome X, mBalMus1.pri.v3, whole genome shotgun sequence carries:
- the TSR2 gene encoding pre-rRNA-processing protein TSR2 homolog, with protein sequence MMAGAAEDSRALFGVAVRAALEAWPALQIAVENGFGGVHSQEKAEWLGGAVEEYFFRNADLELDEVEDFLGELMTNEFDTVVEDGSLPQVSQQLQTMFHHFERGDRAALKEMASLITQRKCKVRATALTTARETDEDDDANSVEEMEVAADGAATDGVCPQPGPDSQTIKEEDIVEDGWTVVRRKK